From the Equus przewalskii isolate Varuska chromosome 19, EquPr2, whole genome shotgun sequence genome, one window contains:
- the ZSCAN26 gene encoding zinc finger and SCAN domain-containing protein 26 isoform X8 → MLVEETAPPKAVQEQQVQLEHEVTKPEKEKGEETRMENGKLVVETEPCGGVESSRKISEPPEAHYEGSDLERQQAKPKKKTASTRSDCGEGFIQRSDLTKHEGTHTGEKLCESQVCESSSVTGHQKIRSREKGHQCHECGKAFQRSSHLVRHQKIHLGEKPYQCKECGKVFSQNAGLLEHLRIHTGEKPYLCIHCGKNFRRSSHLNRHQRIHSQEEPCECKECGKTFSQALLLTHHQRIHSHSKSHQCNECGKAFSLTSDLIRHHRIHTGEKPFKCSICQKAFRLNSHLAQHVRIHNEEKPYECDECGEAFRQRSGLFQHQRYHHKEKLAS, encoded by the coding sequence GTGAGGAGACAAGGATGGAGAATGGGAAGCTGGTTGTAGAGACAGAACCTTGTGGAGGAGTGGAATCATCTAGGAAGATATCTGAACCCCCAGAGGCTCATTATGAGGGCTCTGACTTGGAAAGGCAGCAGGCCAAGCCCAAGAAGAAGACCGCCTCTACACGCTCAGACTGTGGGGAGGGCTTCATCCAGCGCTCAGACCTGACTAAACATGAAGGTACGCACACGGGAGAAAAGCTCTGTGAATCTCAAGTGTGTGAGAGTTCTAGTGTTACTGGACATCAGAAAATCCGTTCTAGAGAGAAAGGTCATCAGTGTCAcgagtgtgggaaagcctttcaGAGAAGTTCACACCTTGTCAGACATCAGAAAATCCATCTTGGCGAGAAGCCTTATCAGTGCAAGGAGTGTGGAAAAGTCTTTAGCCAGAACGCAGGCCTTTTGGAACATCTCAGaatccatactggagagaaaccttatctCTGTATCCACTGTGGAAAGAACTTTAGGCGCAGCTCTCACCTTAATCGACACCAGAGAATTCACAGTCAGGAGGAGCCCTGTGAGTGCAAGGAGTGTGGGAAAACCTTTAGTCAGGCCCTTCTCCTCACCCACCATCAGAGAATCCACAGCCACTCCAAAAGCCACCAGTGTAAcgagtgtgggaaagcctttagttTGACCTCAGACCTTATTCGACATCACAggattcacactggagaaaaaccttTCAAGTGTAGTATATGCCAGAAAGCCTTCCGACTAAACTCACACCTCGCTCAGCACGtgagaatccacaacgaagaaaaACCCTATGAGTGTGATGAATGTGGAGAAGCCTTCAGACAGAGGTCAGGTCTTTTTCAACATCAGAGATATCACCACAAAGAAAAACTGGCTTCCTGA
- the PGBD1 gene encoding piggyBac transposable element-derived protein 1, translating into MDEAFPGPAPKNGDSFVTMKEEDATWEQMSSSRERSSHTQELCRLRFRQLCYQEVTGPREALAQLRELCHQWLRPETRTKEQILELLVLEQFLTILPEDLQACVQACPLENGEEVVTALENLETDAGDTGEQAPVYTQGRDMHLLVTEYQGASLEYQSVQFLPGVTTLKCEPPELPQENPQEVSGPAPQGPAPLQEENPRDKAAVAEIHLARSQVSVKTEEEETQALVPEERPHLSLAQRNLCGNLAQEKITNLSLMTEEVVTEDGLFSAKQETSEEMEQGAEASGIPNRDGTSQVPCSTPVPTERTVAHLNTLKDRHPGDLWARMHISSLEYAAGDITRKGRKKDKARVSELLQGLAFSGDSDVEEDNEPETQPAPKKLKVSSVPEKNWTKRDIKPNFPNWSALDSGLLNLKSEKLNPVELFELFFDDETFNLIVNETNNYASQKNVNLKVTVQEMRCVFGVLLLSGFVRRPRRGMYWEISDADQNLVRDAIRRDRFELIFSCLHFADNSHLDQKDKFTKLRPLIKQMNKNFLLYAPLEEYYYFDKTMCECFDSDQFLKGKPIRIGYKIWCGTTTQGYVVWFEPYQEESTVMADRDLDLGLGGNLVMNFADVLLERGQYPYHLCFDSFFTSVKLVSALKKKGVRATGTIRENRTEKCPLMNTEHMKKMMKGYFDFRVEENDEIILCRWHGDGIISLCSNAVGIEPVNEISCLDDEESPQISQPSIVKLYDECREGVAKMDQIISKYKVRIRSKKWYSILVSYMIDVAMNNAWQLHRACNPGASLDLFDFWRYVAHFYLEHNANLSD; encoded by the exons ATGGATGAAGCTTTCCCGGGCCCTGCTCCTAAAAATGGAGACAGCTTTGTGACAATGAAGGAGGAAGATGCCACATGGGAGCAGATGTCCAGCTCAAGGGAACGTAGCTCCCACACTCAGGAGCTTTGCCGCCTGCGCTTCCGGCAGCTCTGCTACCAGGAGGTAACCGGGCCCCGGGAGGCTCTGGCCCAGCTCCGAGAACTTTGCCATCAGTGGCTGAGGCCGGAAACACGCACCAAGGAGCAgatcctggagctgctggtgTTGGAGCAGTTCCTGACCATCCTGCCCGAGGATCTCCAGGCCTGTGTGCAGGCATGTCCTCTGGAGAATGGGGAGGAGGTGGTGACAGCGCTGGAGAATCTAGAGACAGATGCAGGAGACACAGGAGAGCAG GCCCCTGTCTACACTCAGGGACGGGACATGCACCTACTGGTGACAGAGTATCAAGGAGCTTCTTTGGAGTATCAGAGCGTCCAGTTCCTGCCTGGGGTAACCACCCTGAAGTGTGAACCTCCAGAGCTCCCCCAAGAGAACCCCCAAGAAGTGAGTG GGCCTGCTccccagggaccagccccactcCAGGAAGAAAATCCCAGAGACAAGGCAGCTGTAGCTGAGATCCACTTAGCCAGGTCCCAG GTATCAGTAAAGACTGAGGAGGAAGAAACCCAGGCCCTTGTCCCAGAGGAACGGCCACATCTGAGTCTGGCTCAGAGGAACCTCTGTGGGAACTTAGCTCAGGAGAAGATTACAAACCTCAGTCTGATGA ctGAAGAAGTTGTAACTGAAGATGGATTGTTCAGTGCAAAGCAAGAAACTTCTGAGGAAATGGAACAAGGTGCTGAGGCCTCAGGAATACCCAATAG agATGGCACATCCCAAGTCCCTTGTAGTACTCCCGTCCCTACTGAAAGGACGGTTGCACATTTGAATACCCTGAAGGACCGTCACCCGGGTGACTTGTGGGCCCGGATGCACATCTCATCCTTGGAATATGCTGCAGGAGACATTACccgaaaagggagaaaaaaagacaaagctcgAGTGAGTGAACTGCTCCAAGGCCTGGCATTTTCTGGTGACTCAGATGTGGAAGAAGACAATGAGCCTGAGACCCAGCCTGCTCCAAAAAAGCTAAAGGTATCCAGTGTCCCAGAGAAGAATTGGACCAAAAGAGACATTAAACCCAACTTTCCAAACTGGTCAGCACTGGATTCTGGACTTTTGAATCTCAAGAGTGAAAAGTTGAACCCAGTAGAgctctttgaattattttttgatgATGAGACATTCAACTTGATTGTCAATGAAACCAATAATTATGCTTCTCAGAAAAATGTCAACTTGAAAGTCACAGTTCAGGAAATGAGGTGTGTGTTTGGTGTCCTGCTTTTGAGTGGGTTTGTGAGGCGTCCCAGAAGGGGCATGTACTGGGAAATCTCTGATGCCGATCAGAACCTGGTTAGAGATGCAATTAGAAGGGACAGATTTGAATTGATTTTCTCATGCCTGCATTTTGCAGATAATAGCCACTTAGACCAAAAAGATAAGTTTACAAAGTTGAGGCCTCTcataaagcaaatgaataaaaacttCCTCCTGTATGCTCCTCTAGAAGAATACTATTATTTTGATAAGACAATGTGTGAATGCTTTGATAGTGACCAATTCTTGAAGGGGAAACCTATTAGAATTGGCTATAAAATTTGGTGTGGTACAACCACACAGGGTTATGTGGTTTGGTTTGAACCCTATCAAGAAGAATCAACTGTGATGGCAGATAGGGATCTTGATCTTGGTTTAGGTGGAAATCTAGTGATGAATTTTGCTGATGTTCTTTTAGAGAGAGGTCAGTACCCCTATCATCTGTGTTTTGACAGCTTCTTTACAAGTGTCAAATTGGTGTCAGCCTTGAAGAAGAAAGGGGTAAGGGCAACAGGAACAATTCGTGAGAACAGGACTGAAAAATGTCCCCTTATGAATACagaacatatgaaaaaaatgatgaagggGTATTTTGATTTCCGAGTGGAAGAAAATGATGAGATAATTCTGTGTCGTTGGCATGGTGATGGCATTATCAGTCTGTGCTCGAACGCTGTTGGCATAGAGCCAGTCAATGAGATAAGTTGTCTTGATGATGAGGAGAGCCCTCAGATAAGTCAGCCATCCATAGTGAAATTGTATGATGAATGCAGGGAAGGTGTAGCTAAAATGGATCAAATCATTTCCAAGTATAAGGTGAGAATAAGAAGCAAGAAATGGTACTCAATTTTGGTGAGCTATATGATTGATGTAGCCATGAATAATGCGTGGCAGCTACACAGAGCCTGCAACCCAGGTGCCTCTCTAGACCTCT